CATAAAGAGCTCCATTTTGAGTCGCTGCACAAGTGTGTACACCTCCACAGGCAACATCCTTGATGAAGATTCCATCAAGGGCAACCACTCGCCTCGGCAGCAACTCTTTATCCCCAGACTGAAGAGAAGTATGCCCAAGTTGGCCCATGTTTCCTAGCCCCCAAGTATAGCTGCATGGAAAGAAGTTAACAATCATGAATGATCAATTTTCTgcagacaaaaacaaagataatgGTATATAGAATGAATCCAATTGTTTCTATGACTTGTCTTTGGAGTATGGCCATAGGATAAGCCATTCAAACAAATGTAggcttttaaaactaaaagatttCTCTCAATTAAAGACCATCATACAGAAGGGATGGGAGGGGGGTGTAAGCGAAGGGCTAAATATTGAATCTTTCTTCTTAGAGACAAATGCTAattgctgcttcttcttcttcttccttttgtgATAGGACATCAGATACGGTATGCTCAAGGCTACACAAACATTAATGAAACAGTCCCTGTATATGAAGAAGTTCTCTCAGCAGAAGAATCGACATCTGCATCAGTCGGAAACATGAGCTACCACATGCTGAACCTTTCAGGAAAGTGACTTAGTTGAGACAAGTCAAATTTAGAGGGGGTTGCAAGTTCAACAAACAAGTTGGACAAAATATTGATTCGGCCCAAATGCTTAAGATGTTTGGTTAAGGGTCTTCAATTGTGTATATGCTCCTTATCTAGTAAGTATGCAATCAACTCATATGCCAGTCAACATTAATTTATGCTAGTCATCCTGGATGATGTGACACCTCCTGCAACTGCTTTACCAGATTTGTGAGCAGCATGTACGCAAAACTCATAACCCATTTCCATCTCCTGGCATAAATCAATATCTAGTTCTACATATTAGCTTTCTAGTTTCTACCCCCATTTCTCAGTTATATTATGTTCCACTTCAGCTATGACAGAGCTCTCTGCTAAGTAGAACCAAACTATGATTGATAACGTAACAATCCTAAGCACGTGAAATTCTATAAATTGCTAGACCACACAATAAGTTAAtcacagaaaaaaaatctgTGACAGATTTGTGCTAGGGAAAAGAGGCTTGAGCATCATAGTAGAGAACGCAAGAAACAACTACAGCTACAAGTTAGTGGAAGAAATAATGGATCAACAATAACTTTATGTTTTTCATGGGATAACCAAGGTGGTTGGGGAAAGAGACTAGTGGATCAGAATGCATCGCATTTCCATTGCACCTCATCTCCTGACTAGACATGAGATTCCCATATGAAGATATTTCCCAACCTTCAAAGAGAGTTACATGTGTCATGCGGATAACCACAATTCTCATGCTTAAATGTAGAGCAATCTCCATTTAAGAGGTCCTTCAGATAACTTACACCTCGCCTTTTTCAGATATGGCAGCTGTGTGGTACTCCCCGCATGACACTTGGGTAATCTTCACAAGCACAGGGGCTTCATCAAGAAACTTTGCATAAGCATTTATTACACGAGCCCCCTGTAGTCCTTCACAAGTAAAACCTCTGCCAAGTTGACCATATTCATTGTAGCCTGGTTTATCAGAAGAGCAATAATATCCTGATTAATAAACAGGTCGGCTGAGAATGGTGCAAATTCTTCCATTTCCTTAGATCAAATGTCAACCAATTAAAAATTGGCACATATATTGACCAGATGTTCTTAAGCGTTATCATCGACACATTATATGAAAGTTGATGGAAAcaaaagaacaacaaaaaatccACATTCTTCTAGAAAAATTCACAATAGCTTTTCATGCAACCAGAAGACCATTTACCCCAAGCTTGCAGTAGGCTATCCTCTGATAAAGCCACCACATGAACTGCACCACAGGACACCTGGCGGATGATCTGAAATAATTGATGTACACAATCCAAATTAATGCAGTAGAGTGAGAGTcgataaaaaattgaagatatATCCAGCTTATGCTTGATAGTAATGTTTCTTATCAATGAACACAAAACAGATTTATGATGATaggtaaaaaccaaaaaattaaagattaacaGAGACTGAAATTACTTTTAGTTAATGGCCAAAATGACATATCCAAGTAAGAAGAATAGTGTATTGAAGGACTACTGAATATATTGCATCTATTTTCATAATGAATAAGCTTAAGTACTAGAATACCAGCAGTTGTTTAAACTAGTTTGTTTATAACTGAAAATGCAAACTCTGATCTTTAACATACCGTGTTTGGTGAAAAGGCTCCACAGAACAAACGTGGATAATTTGATCCCTGTAATGAGAAgtacaaaattcattaaaaCATAATACAACTGAACGGATTAATACCTATTGATGTTTATAGGAAAGCAAAGTTAACTGGAAGAAAATGACAACCTGATTTTGTCCCCAAACCCAGAGTCTACTCAAGATGGTTCCATCATTTTGTCGAGGCTCTGCAATAGCAGCAGTACAATGTGCCCCACAAGATACAGATTTCACAAACTCTGTCTCCAGTTGCTTCACTTTCTTCGGGTACTTCCTGCTGTCCTCAGTGCCATCTCCCAGTTGACCAAATTCGTTAGCCCCTGATTGAATTCACAACAGGTATATAATGCCTTTCTTCATAGGAAATACACGTACACTATCAAATGTGATCCTTGATTCGATATATTGAACAAGCACCCAAAACCAGGGTACATTgctaatgcaagaaaaaagaaaatagatataggcacaaaaacaaatttgagaaGATAAACATCTAAATCCATAAAGAAAAACTATTATACAGCTATTctgctaaaatattaaaatccgCTATCCAACCAATAACAGTAAAAAACATTGGAATAAGTAAATCACTAACATTTTCAATTACATGTTAGAAGAATTCCGAGGCACAATCATCACCAAGGAATTGAACAAAATGAGGATATTATTCCCAAACCCCAGGTAAAGAACAAAGGTTCACAAGTGATATCCAAAGTATGCTCTCGGCAACAAGGAATTACAGcttcattgaaaagaaaaatccctattatccatgcattttttttatcagtgcAGCATAATAACTGTCTCGTTTGAATCAAACTATAACAAATTGTACACAAAAATCCACTATGAACAGCGATTAAAGGATAGATAATACAATaaacaataccaaaaaaaagTTAGAAGGGAACAAACCCCAAGTGAAAAGTGACCCATCAGAAGCCACAGCAGCAGTATGCTCACGGCCACAAGCTATATCCAACCACCTAGCATTAGCTCCTGCAGGGCACCCAAAAAGCTCAGGAGGAAGCTGTTTTGGAATTCTCAAGTGACCATCTTTGCCTTCCCTCCCTGTTTGCCCACTCTGATTGTATCCCCACACATAAATTGCACTCTTTGTTGGAAATTTCATTGACCTTTTCGTCTCTCCTACTATCTCATTTATATCCATTTCTATTCTATCACGTCTTTTAAAAACCCCTAACAGTAAAACCAACAAATAAACCCAAAATGAGACAGATGGAAATTTCATCAGTTCTTAATGAAAAGGCAGATAAAATCTAAACTTCTGATGGCCCATTAGGAAAAACCGAATCTCTTGATGACCCATTTGCatttcttcaaattttgaaacaaaGATTGAATGGGTCATGGTGAAAGTGTGAGCTTGATTGCTGGGAAAATTGaaggaggagaaaagaaaagaaaaaatgtagCAAGGGTGCAATTGAAGCATACCTTTTTTCTCGTTATTACAGTGAGATTTTGTTGAGAAAATGTGATGTAATATTGTAATAAAGTAAGGAGATTATAGAGTACTATGTATGGAGTTGTCTTTCGGAGAAAGAGGAGAGAATGTTAAGGAATTCACATTCGACATTGCTTGCGGAAATTGGGAGTTCTCTATATTCCAGAGCTGTATGGGCCACGAATCTTCTAGAACCAGGTTATATGGttgaccttttctcttttttctttactaTTTTTTCATGGCATTGGAAGGCTTTTGTACCTGTTGCTTTTTTTActgtgtttttttctcaaattttttattttttattttaaattatttttttatatgttgattataaaaaaaaattaaaaattaaaaaaatatattttgatatatttttaaataaaaaaatattttaaaaagcaattgatactataattttatatatcttttgcattgattattttaattaaaattataattgttttatatttgagaaaatagatttttattgagaattaaaatcatttagatTCAACTAAGTTTAaatgtaagaaatatatagagttgaattttcaaaattatttatccaatttttaatttgcacatttaatacaaaaataagagtattcaaatggagtttttttcaatcataaatgtgttcctttttatctttttttttatccaaaaaaatattttatggtaataaatttaatatttgagatagtttttgggtaaattttgttcttttaaaagGAAATACACGAGAGACGTGacatttatattcttttttttgttttaaaaataaataagtttattctaaattatctcatttatttttatgtttttatttttataagtttattcttttatttatgttttcattttgAAATACTATCAAAACACaactttatataatttcataattatagcAAATATGAGAGATTAATATAACTAACTATAATTCACTAGCAACTTCATTATAGAGTTCATCTCCTAAAAAGTAAAGAGTTTGTATAAATTGGATAGGTCaaattaattgtaaaatgatataaaattaaaatgaatttgtaTAGCAAGTCTTGAACTAAGAACTTTGTCTTCTGTTTCTTTTTAGccatttttattgataaaaaaaaaattattgttttataatttgcaATATATATTAAGTAAGTTAAGCTAGTgttaatatcttctttttttttctcaagagacatcaagtttaaaaaaaaaacgaacaggaaagaaaagaaaagaaaaataagttacATAACATATGATTATGACCCAACTTCAGATAAAtatctattatttgttttaatattccAAGAGAAAAGGTGAAATCTAACCAGTTTCCTTGAGAATTATGAGCATTTTATTTGCCAGGAATGTCATATGCTTGTGTG
This DNA window, taken from Populus alba chromosome 17, ASM523922v2, whole genome shotgun sequence, encodes the following:
- the LOC118042711 gene encoding ultraviolet-B receptor UVR8 isoform X1; protein product: MKFPSVSFWVYLLVLLLGVFKRRDRIEMDINEIVGETKRSMKFPTKSAIYVWGYNQSGQTGREGKDGHLRIPKQLPPELFGCPAGANARWLDIACGREHTAAVASDGSLFTWGANEFGQLGDGTEDSRKYPKKVKQLETEFVKSVSCGAHCTAAIAEPRQNDGTILSRLWVWGQNQGSNYPRLFCGAFSPNTIIRQVSCGAVHVVALSEDSLLQAWGYNEYGQLGRGFTCEGLQGARVINAYAKFLDEAPVLVKITQVSCGEYHTAAISEKGEVYTWGLGNMGQLGHTSLQSGDKELLPRRVVALDGIFIKDVACGGVHTCAATQNGALYAWGGGQAGQLGLGPQTGSFSFIPSESESFLRNIPALVVPTDVQHVACGHSHTLVSMRDGRIHGWGYNSYGQAANEKSTYAWYPSPVDWCVGEVRKLAAGGGHSAVLTDACSLKELCEFRLAENVTLSNASEIEDVASRTGADALARLCGRLREHLLGGDLDYEEISNRKDETNN
- the LOC118042711 gene encoding ultraviolet-B receptor UVR8 isoform X2; protein product: MDINEIVGETKRSMKFPTKSAIYVWGYNQSGQTGREGKDGHLRIPKQLPPELFGCPAGANARWLDIACGREHTAAVASDGSLFTWGANEFGQLGDGTEDSRKYPKKVKQLETEFVKSVSCGAHCTAAIAEPRQNDGTILSRLWVWGQNQGSNYPRLFCGAFSPNTIIRQVSCGAVHVVALSEDSLLQAWGYNEYGQLGRGFTCEGLQGARVINAYAKFLDEAPVLVKITQVSCGEYHTAAISEKGEVYTWGLGNMGQLGHTSLQSGDKELLPRRVVALDGIFIKDVACGGVHTCAATQNGALYAWGGGQAGQLGLGPQTGSFSFIPSESESFLRNIPALVVPTDVQHVACGHSHTLVSMRDGRIHGWGYNSYGQAANEKSTYAWYPSPVDWCVGEVRKLAAGGGHSAVLTDACSLKELCEFRLAENVTLSNASEIEDVASRTGADALARLCGRLREHLLGGDLDYEEISNRKDETNN